In one Brassica oleracea var. oleracea cultivar TO1000 chromosome C9, BOL, whole genome shotgun sequence genomic region, the following are encoded:
- the LOC106316249 gene encoding dof zinc finger protein DOF5.1-like — protein MVFSSFPTYPDSSNWQQQHQPITSTVGFTGNNNNISQQFLPHHPLPPQPQQTSPPLHHNANGAGGGGSGGPSGLIRPGSMAERARLANIPLPETALKCPRCDSSNTKFCYFNNYSLTQPRHFCKSCRRYWTCGGALRSVPVGGGCRRNKRTKNSGGGGGSSSSGNSKSQDSTTSNDQYHHRAMASNQMGPPSSSTSLSSLLSSYNAGLIPGHNQSNNVHGLGSSLTPLKLMTPLDFTDNFTLPYGAVSAPSYHMVGGSGGGGGASALLSSFDQWRFPATHQQLPLLGGLDNSSSSGLYPFDHQNQTGMHQQNPKNTFYDLSSASSAMVTATASQLASVKMEDSNNQLNMSKQLFGNEQHLWNFHGAARSTAATTCSWSDASNNFSSSSTSNI, from the coding sequence CATCAACCAATCACAAGCACCGTTGGATTCACGGGAAACAACAACAACATTAGCCAGCAATTCCTCCCTCACCATCCCCTCCCACCGCAACCACAACAAACTTCTCCACCACTTCACCACAACGCTAACGGTGCAGGCGGTGGTGGTTCGGGTGGACCTAGCGGATTAATCCGGCCAGGTTCGATGGCCGAAAGGGCAAGGCTAGCTAACATACCACTGCCAGAAACAGCCTTAAAATGTCCAAGATGTGACTCAAGCAACACCAAATTCTGTTACTTCAACAACTATAGTCTCACTCAACCTCGCCACTTCTGCAAATCCTGCCGTCGTTACTGGACATGTGGGGGAGCTCTAAGGAGCGTTCCTGTTGGTGGTGGTTGTCGTAGAAACAAAAGAACCAAAAATAGCGGCGGTGGCGGCGGTAGCAGTAGTAGCGGTAACAGTAAGTCACAAGACAGCACCACAAGCAACGACCAATACCATCACCGCGCCATGGCTAGTAATCAGATGGGACCACCGTCCTCATCGACTTCTCTGAGCTCGTTGCTATCTTCTTACAACGCCGGATTAATCCCCGGACATAATCAAAGCAACAACGTACATGGACTTGGATCGTCTTTGACACCTCTCAAGCTCATGACTCCCTTAGACTTCACTGACAACTTCACCTTACCGTACGGTGCCGTATCAGCTCCTTCTTATCATATGGTCGGTGGAAGCGGAGGAGGAGGAGGGGCGTCGGCTCTTTTGTCCAGTTTTGACCAGTGGAGATTCCCGGCAACACATCAGCAACTTCCTTTGCTAGGTGGTTTAGACAATTCTTCATCTTCCGGGTTGTACCCGTTTGATCATCAAAATCAAACGGGCATGCACCAGCAAAATCCAAAAAATACCTTCTACGACCTTTCTTCTGCTTCATCAGCTATGGTTACAGCCACAGCGTCGCAATTAGCTTCAGTGAAAATGGAAGATAGTAACAATCAACTCAACATGTCTAAACAACTTTTTGGAAACGAACAACATCTTTGGAATTTTCATGGGGCTGCAAGATCAACCGCAGCCACAACTTGTTCGTGGAGTGATGCCTCTAATAATTTCAGTTCCTCTTCTACTAGCAATATATAA
- the LOC106313632 gene encoding phosphatidylinositol N-acetylglucosaminyltransferase gpi3 subunit, protein MAEPKLRVLMVSDFFFPNFGGVENHIYYLSQCLLNLGHKVVVMTHAYGNRTGVRYMTGGLKVYYVPWRPFAMQNTFPTVYGTLPIVRTILKRERITVVHGHQAFSTLCHEALMHARTMGYRVVFTDHSLYGFADVGSIHMNKVLQFTLADIDQAICVSHTSKENTVLRSGLSPGKVFMIPNAVDTAMFKPADVRPSSDDVITIVVISRLVYRKGADLLVEVIPEVCRLYPNVRFVVGGDGPKHVRLEEMREKHSLQDRVEMLGAVPHSRVRSVLVTGHIFLNSSLTEAFCIAILEAASCGLLTVSTRVGGVPEVLPDDMVVLAEPDPDDMVRAIEKAISILPSINPEEMHNRMKKLYSWQDVAKRTEIVYDRALKCSNRNLLERLSRFLSCGAWAGKVFCMVMIIDYLLWRLLQFLQPDDDVEEAPDINFCN, encoded by the exons ATGGCGGAACCAAAGCTTAGGGTTCTAATGGTCTCCGATTTCTTCTTCCCAAACTTCGGTGGCGTTGAGAATCACATCTACTATCTCTCCCAATGCCTGTTAAACCTCGGTCACAAG GTTGTGGTGATGACGCATGCTTACGGGAACCGCACGGGAGTCCGATACATGACGGGCGGACTCAAAGTCTACTACGTCCCGTGGAGACCTTTCGCTATGCAGAACACATTCCCCACCGTCTACGGAACGCTTCCCATCGTGAGAACCATCCTCAAGCGCGAGAGAATCACCGTTGTTCACGGCCACCAAGCCTTCTCCACCCTCTGTCACGAAGCCTTGATGCACGCCAGAACAATGGGATACAGAGTTGTATTCACTGATCACTCCCTTTACGGGTTTGCTGATGTTGGGAGTATTCACATGAACAAGGTCTTGCAGTTTACTCTAGCTGATATAGACCAGGCCATTTGTGTTTCGCACACTAGTAAGGAGAACACTGTTCTGAGGTCGGGATTGTCTCCGGGGAAGGTTTTTATGATTCCGAATGCTGTTGATACTGCTATGTTCAAGCCAGCTGATGTCAGGCCAAGTAGTGATGATGTTATCACTATAGTTGTTATAAGTAGATTGGTTTATCGGAAAGGTGCGGATTTGCTTGTTGAGGTCATTCCAGAAGTGTGCCGTTTATACCCCAAT GTTCGTTTTGTAGTTGGAGGGGATGGACCGAAGCATGTGAGACTTGAGGAGATGAGGGAGAAGCATTCTCTGCAAGATAGAGTCGAGATGCTTGGTGCTGTTCCTCATTCTCGTGTGCGCTCTGTTCTGGTCACCGGTCATATATTCCTTAACAG TTCTTTAACAGAAGCCTTCTGCATAGCTATCTTGGAGGCGGCTAGTTGCGGGTTATTAACCGTCAGCACTCGTGTTGGAGGTGTCCCTGAG GTACTACCGGATGACATGGTTGTGCTTGCTGAGCCAGATCCGGATGACATGGTACGAGCAATCGAAAAGGCGATATCAATACTTCCAAGTATTAACCCGGAGGAGATGCACAATCGA ATGAAGAAGCTGTACAGTTGGCAAGATGTTGCCAAAAGAACCGAGATTGTGTATGACCGTGCTTTGAAGTGTTCCAACAGAAATCTTCTAGAACGTCTATCGCG GTTCCTGTCATGTGGAGCGTGGGCTGGGAAGGTATTCTGTATGGTTATGATCATTGATTACTTGCTTTGGCGGCTACTTCAGTTTCTTCAG CCTGATGATGATGTTGAGGAGGCACCCGATATCAATTTCTGCAATTAG
- the LOC106316518 gene encoding cyclin-dependent protein kinase inhibitor SMR3-like, producing MADICCVKEIQEEDVDKIRLPTRPDQLILPDHEDPTVNNEDGCKTPTSSAHKIPAAKYTLCPPAPRKPRPKRKVTPVNVVNRVPIDLSREIEMFFEDLDRRIKKSRKQ from the coding sequence ATGGCAGATATTTGCTGCGTCAAAGAGATCCAAGAAGAGGACGTAGACAAGATCCGGTTACCGACACGACCTGATCAACTGATCCTCCCCGATCACGAAGATCCAACGGTCAACAACGAAGATGGGTGCAAGACTCCAACATCTTCCGCTCACAAGATTCCAGCGGCGAAGTATACGTTATGCCCACCAGCTCCTAGAAAACCCAGACCAAAAAGAAAAGTGACACCGGTTAATGTTGTTAACCGTGTACCGATTGATCTGAGCCGGGAGATCGAGATGTTCTTTGAGGATTTGGACCGCAGGATCAAGAAGTCAAGGAAACAATAA
- the LOC106315969 gene encoding putative Dol-P-Glc:Glc(2)Man(9)GlcNAc(2)-PP-Dol alpha-1,2-glucosyltransferase: protein MGRLALAAITSLWVIPMSIIVNHIVPDPYMDEIFHVPQAQQYCNGNFSSWDPMITTPPGLYCLSLAHVASLFPGMLLMRTTSQLFSEACSASVLRSTNAVFAVLCGVLVYEIIRFLGPSLSDRKATLMALVMSLYPLHWFFTFLYYTDVASLTTFLAMYLACLRRRYILSAVFGTLAILIRQTNVVWMLFVACSGVLDFTLDSPRKMDKQKVNKDLHQSIDRKEATLRSNLRNRKPDNNLDTRDSFDRGKSVSSAEDTSGLVYDVYDVISTSWNMKWKILFKFSPFIVVVVAFGIFILWNGGIVLGAKEAHVVSPHFAQIMYFSLVSALFTAPLHFSVEQVRNLLQELRRNWPLSLLLTLVALVAGFASVHFFSLAHPYLLADNRHYPFYLWRKIINAHWLMKYMLVPVYVYSWFSILTLLAKTRSKIWVLVYFLATCAVLVPTPLIEFRYYTIPFYIFMLHSCVRSSGYTTWLLTGTIFVCINVFTMAMFLFRPFKWSHEDGVQRFIW, encoded by the exons ATGGGGAGACTAGCGCTTGCAGCTATAACGAGCTTGTGGGTGATTCCCATGTCGATCATCGTCAACCACATAGTTCCCGATCCCTACATGGACGAGATATTCCATGTGCCTCAGGCTCAGCAATACTGCAATGGCAATTTCAGTAGCTGGGATCCAATGATCACTACCCCACCTGGATT GTACTGTCTATCACTAGCACATGTTGCTTCTCTGTTTCCAGGAATGTTGTTGATGAGAACTACTTCTCAACTCTTTTCAGAAGCTTGTTCTGCGTCTGTCCTGCGGTCTACTAATGCTGTTTTTGCAGTCTTGTGTGGAGTTCTAGTGTATGAGATTATCAGGTTCTTGGGGCCGAGTCTCAGTGATAGAAAAGCAACTTTAATGGCTTTGGTCATGTCTCTTTACCCTCTCCACTGGTTCTTCACTTTCCTCTACTATACGGATGTTGCGTCTCTCACCACTTTTCTTGCCATGTACCTCGCTTGTTTGAGGAGAAGATATATCCTCAGTGCTGTG TTTGGTACTTTAGCGATTTTGATCAGGCAAACAAATGTAGTCTGGATGCTTTTCGTTGCTTGCTCAGGTGTTTTAGACTTCACTCTTGACTCTCCGCGGAAAATGGATAAACAAAAAGTAAATAAAGATTTGCATCAGTCCATTGATAGGAAAGAAGCAACTCTGAGATCGAATCTTAGAAATAGAAAACCTGATAACAACTTGGATACTAGAGACAGTTTTGACCGTGGAAAATCTGTTTCTTCAGCAGAGGATACTTCAG GCTTAGTCTATGATGTTTATGATGTAATCTCCACATCTTGGAATATGAAGTGGAAGATTTTGTTCAAATTCAGCCCTTTCATCGTGGTTGTGGTAGCCTTTGGTATTTTTATACTCTGGAACGGCGGTATAGTCCTCG GTGCAAAAGAGGCTCATGTGGTTTCACCACATTTTGCGCAGATAATGTATTTTAGCCTCGTCTCTGCACTTTTTACTGCTCCCCTACACTTCTCAGTAGAGCAAGTGAGAAATCTACTCCAAGAGCTCCGAAGAAATTGGCCCTTAAGCCTTCTACTAACTCTTGTGGCTCTAGTAGCTGGTTTTGCCTCTGTACACTTTTTCAG CTTGGCTCATCCTTATCTTCTCGCTGATAATCGCCACTATCCATTCTATCTATGGAGGAAAATTATCAACGCTCATTGGTTGATGAAATACATGCTAGTCCCGGTTTACGTCTATTCCTGGTTCTCAATCCTAACTTTATTAG CAAAAACTCGAAGCAAGATCTGGGTGTTGGTCTATTTCTTAGCTACATGTGCTGTTCTTGTTCCTACGCCATTGATCGAGTTCAGATATTACACCATTCCGTTTTATATCTTCATGCTTCACTCCTGTGTCAGAAGCAGCGGTTACACAACTTGGCTTCTTACTGGAACGATTTTTGTGTGTATCAATGTGTTTACAATGGCTATGTTCTTGTTTAGACCATTCAAGTGGAGCCATGAGGATGGTGTCCAAAGGTTTATTTGGTAG